The nucleotide window TACTTGCACTGCTGAAAATTTCCTCGTCCCGACTTTTCCAGACTATATCGTTTGTATTGTAATCTTCGACAATGACATGTATTTTATATGGGCACTGTGCAATAATGCGATCAAGTTGTTCATGCATCATACTAACCTACAACCCGAATTGATTTTTTCGTCGCATCCATTGTGACGGTTTTACCGAGCGGCAATGACATCGTCGGCAGCACATGACCACATGTTACATCTTTTATTATTGGAATATTCAAAGGCAATAAAATTTCTTCAAATACCGTATCCAAACTCAAATTATTTTCTGCATTATTTACATCCATCGGCCCGCAATCGGTCCAAGCACCCAGTAAAATACCTGACAGCTGCCGAAGTTTCCCCGATAATGACAGTTGTGTCAGCATCCGGTCAATCCGTTGCACATTTTCATCGATGTCTTCCAAAAATAGAATTTTGCCGTTCAGATCAATCTCATAAGGTGTCCCCAGAGATGCTGCCACAAGTGTTAAATTACCTCCAGCCAGCTCGCCGGTAGCAGTGCCGGGAAAAACCGTGTTCATATTCTGGCCCTTGGCATTTTCCAGGAAATAATCACTCCATCCCGTATTTGTCACACTATTGATGAAATACTTCCATGTATAATCATCCATTTCAGGCTTAATAAATTCAGTTGACGGCATCGGTGTATGGTACGTTACAAAACCGCAGTGCTGATTGAATACAATATGCAGTGCTGTCACATCACTATAGCCTGCAAATACTTTCGGGTTTTCTTTAATCATCTCCAGATCAAGCATCGGTAAAATCCGTGTCGCCCCATAGCCTCCGCGAATACAAAAAATACCGTCGATTTCAGGATTTCTGAACATGTCGTTTAATTCTTTTGCGCGCAGCTCATCACTGCCTCCAAAATAACCGTGTCGCGCTCTGCAGGTTTCCCCTACAACTACACGGAAACCGAGTTGCTCCACTGCCTGGATCGCCCGTTCAATCCGATGTTCAGGCGTTGCTCCGGATGCGCTGATTAATGCTACAGTATCGCCTTTTTTCAGTGACTTCGGAATTGTCATTGCCATCGCCTACACTCCACTTCCGGCAAGCACTGCCCGATACTGCGCCTGCTCTTCTTGATTGGCCAATACGAAATGTCCTTCTTCAATTTCAACAAATTCGGGTGGGTCCATTTCATACTGATGGACAGTCGGATCATACACTTGCAGTTTTTTTCTGCGTTCTTTCAGCGGATTCGGTTCCGGTACAGCTGCCAGTAATGCCTTAGTATAAGGATGCAGCGGATTGTTGAACAGCTTTTCCGTTTCACCGAGTTCAACGATTTTCCCTTTATAAATGACCGCCGTACGATCTGTAATAAAGCGGACAATCGACAGGTCATGAGCAATAAATAAATATGTTAACTCACGATGTTCCTGTAAGCTGGACAATAAGTTCAATACTTGGGCACGAATTGAAACGTCCAGTGCAGAGATCGGTTCATCTGCTACGATAAATTCCGGTTCCATGACTAGTGCTCTTGCAATACCGATCCGCTGACGCTGCCCGCCTGAAAACTCATGCGGAAAACGCGATGCAAATTCCGGCAGCAGTCCGACTTCCAGTAATGCTTTTTTAACTTTATCGATCCGCTCCTGTTCATTGCTGTATCTTTTATTATTGATCAGGCCTTCCGAAATAATATAGTCAACCTTTGCCCGTTCATTTAAAGATGCGCCCGGGTCCTGGAAAATCATTTGAATCTTTTGTGTAATTTCGCGGTCCCATGCACTGGATATCCGGCCATTAACCGGTTTTCCATGGAATAGAATTTCTCCGTTTGTTATCGGGTTAATGCGCATAATCGCACGGCCGATTGTCGTTTTTCCCGAACCGGATTCCCCTACAAGCCCGAATGTTTCCCCTTTATATATATCGAAGCTCACATTATCTACCGCTTTGAACTGTTTTTTACCTTGTCCAAAAACGATATCAATATTTTTCACTTCAATCAGTTTTTCTCTATTAGTCATTTGCATATTGTCTCCCTTCTGCGAAAAAGGCTTGCAGCACTTCAGGAGGCTCTACTTTCGGTGCCTTTGGATCAAGCAGCCACGTTCGTGCATAATGGGTATCGGTCACTTTGAAAAAAGGTGGACGTTCAACAAAGTCGATTTTGAGTGCATACTGATTCCTCGGTGCAAATGCATCCCCTTTAATTTCTTTAAATAAGTTCGGCGGTGTTCCTTTAATCGAATACAATTCTTGGCCTTTGTTTCCTAATTGAGGAAGTGATGAAATCAAGGCCCATGTATACGGATGTTTCGCGTCAAAAAATACTTCCTCAGTCTGTCCAACTTCAATAATATCCCCTGCATACATAACCGCAATTCTGTCGGCGACTTTTGCAACGACACCTAAATCATGCGTAATATAAATTGTCGACAGCAAATACTTCTCCTGCAAATTTGTTAACAGCTGGAGGATTTGTGCCTGGATTGTTACATCGAGTGCGGTTGTCGGCTCATCACAAATAAGGATTTGCGGATTGCAGGCAACAGCAATTGCGATGACGATGCGCTGACGCATCCCGCCTGAAAATTCATGCGGGTATTGCTTATAGCGGCGTGCAACATCATGAATTCCCACATCGCGCAGCAGCTGTAATGTTTTTTCATACGCATCATTTCCTTTTAGCCCTTGATGCAGTACGACACTCTCTTCAATTTGTTTTCCGATTGTTTTCAGCGGATTAAGCGATGTCATCGGGTCCTGTGTCACCATGGCAATTTTTTTGCCGCGAACTTTCAGCCAGTCCTTCTCTGTTTTAAACTTCGATAAATCATGTCCGTCAAAGTGGATTTGTCCATTCGCAATATAGCCGTTTTTATCAAGCAGACCCATGATGGATTTAACTAACACGGATTTCCCTGAACCGGATTCCCCTACGATTGCAAGACTTTCTCCTTTATATAAATCGAGCGAAATATCACGGATAGCCGTCAATGTTTGTCCACGCAGTTTAAATTTTATGACTAGATTTTCGATGGATAATATTTTTTCCTGTTCCATATAACGCCCTCCTCCTTAAACGTGATTTTTCGGATCTGCCGCATCTGCAAATGCATTCCCGATAATATAAAAGGCAATCGTAATGACACTTAGCACGATACTTGGGAAAATAAGCTGATAACGTAAATCCGGCGACATCATCAGTACGCGCCCTTCATTGATCAAGTTTCCTAATGATGGTTCACTAACCGGCAACCCTAGTCCGATATATGTTAAAAACACTTCCGCACCAATTGCAGCCGGCACCGCTAAACTCATTCGCAGCATAATAACCGAAATTAGATACGGGAGCAGGTTTTTCAAGATGATTTTATAACCCGGTGTTCCTAATGTTTTGGATGCCAGATTGTACTCACGATCGCGCAGGATGACGATCTGATTTCGCAGGAAGCGTGCCATTTCAACCCAGCCTGTAATACACATGGCGATAATGATCGTCGATACGCCTGGTCGTAAAATATACGCCATCAAAATCAGCACAATTGTTGTCGGAATGTTATCCACGATATTGTATAGCTGGGTGATCGGTGCTTCGAGTTTTCGCGAATAGCCCCATAAAGCCCCAACTGTAAAACCGATCAGCACTTCGATAATTGCTACAGCAAAACCGATAAATAAAGACGTTCTTGTACCTTCCCAAATTCGGGACCATAAATCCTGACCGATGGAGTTTGTCCCAAAAATATATTCATCATTTGGTGCAACATTCCGGTCCTGCATTCCTGTATCCGGATTCAAGTAAATTTGAGTCGGTGATTTCTGATCTGGTAAATAAGGTTGGACAAATGTAAATGCAATCAAGACGATGACAAAAACAAGCAAAAATACAGCAATTTTATTTTTCCTGAAGGAGCGGAAGGTCGAACGCCAATAAGAGTAATTGGAATAAGCTGTTTCTTCCGCTTTTGCATCATCGACAGCGGCAAAGTCAAACATATGATCATGCAGCTGTTCTGTTGATTTTTCCGAAATATTCTGAATCTCTTTCGTGAAAATTCCCATTAGCGTACACTGTCCCCTTTCCCTAGTTTAATTCGAGGGTCAACAATTGCCATCAGTAAGTCCCCCAAAATTAAACCAATGATCCCTAGTGAAGAAAATACAAGCACTAAACCTTGTACGACATTATTATCCTGACGCTGGATCGCATCTACGAGCAATCCACCCATACCTGGAATCGAAAATAATGATTCAATGTAAATCGAACCGGTAATCGTAAATAAAATCGTTGCAGGTAAATATTGCGCCATCGGGATGAACGCATTTCTCATCACATGGCGGAACATAATCGTACGTTCTGTCACACCTTTTGCACGAGCCAGCTTAATATAATCCTTGTTCAGCTCATCTACCATATAGCGTCGCATCCACATTGCATAAGAAGCAATCGGACCAAGTGCCAAACAGATTAACGGTAAAATGAAACTCCGCGGGTTATATTCATCAAACAGCATCGGCAAGTTGAACCATTCCGAAATATACATTTGAATCATAAGGAAATACACCATCGCCGGAACTGCTACTACAATAACGATATAGCCTGTGCCGAGCCGGTCGAGCCAGCGTCCTTTAAACTGGGCCATCAAAATACCCAACGGTACACCAACTAATAAAGACAGCGCTACAGCACCTAATCCAAACAATATAGAATACATCATTTTATCCTGAATAATGTCAAGTACTGGTACATCTGTGCGGTATGTAATCGATTTTCCTAAATCACCCTGAATAAGGTCGATGTAGAAGTTTTTAAGTTGGACTAATAACGGATCCCGTAAGCCCAGATTTGTTAAATAAATCTCCTGTTGTTCTGCCGACATTTTTTCTGCTGCTGCACCTAAATAGCCTTCATCAGGCATTAATCGTAACAGGGAGAAAACTATTGTCACGATGATAAATAACGTAAATATGGATTGCGCGAATCGTTTCGCAATATACTTTAACAAACACGTTCCCTCCTCAGTATTTCCTCGGCGTAATGACGTCCGGTGTCTTGTCTGTCGCTAGTGCTCATTACCCCTTATTGAACCCGTAGGTCGAATAAAGTTATAAAAGCAGAAAGGAGATGCAGAAACATCCTGTCATCTCCTAATCTACCTCCATTTAAAATGCCTTCGTATTAATTAGAAGTGTTTGCTAATGCTTCCGCACGTTCTTTTTCCCATGCTTCTTTAGCAGACTTGAATTCTTCATTACTCATTGGCTTTTCTAGGATAGACTGACCTTTAAACTTCTCGGATGTAACACCAAATGGCGAATATTGTGATTCAAATGGATTCAATTTTGAAGCAGTGTAACCGCCGCCGCCTACAGCGTACGGAATAACAAATGCTTCTTCAATTAAAAATGCCTCTGCTTTTGCAAATAGCTCATAACGCACTGCCGGATCCACTTCTGCTTTTGCTGCTTCGACTAGCTTGTTATATTCACTGTTATAACCTTCTGCCATTTCCGGCTTGTTATATGTTCCGCCTTCTGTAAATGGATCTGTATATGTTGACGGGTCAGCAAAGTCCGGACCCCAGTTTGCTTCGATCATCGAGAACTTACCAGGACGACGGATTTCACCAAGGAATCCTGTCGCAGGACCTGCATAAAGCTCCACATCGATGTAATCAGCACCTAATAGGTTTTCAAGCTGCTGTTCCACTACTTGTGAACGGTTTGCCCATTCCGGTGAACCAGAGTTGTAAGGTAATAATACCTTAACCGGGAATGTTGCTTTACCAGCTAATGCAGCCAATGCAGCTTCTTTATGTTCAAGCGCTAAATCTTTGTTAAATGAATCTGTTTCTGTGATTGCTTTTAATGGCTCAAGCATTGTGTAATCTACACCCTCAACATCAACAAAGTTCTTTGGTGTAATTGTATTTGACAATAAATCTTGTGGATTGTAAGGCTCGATTGTTAACATCGCCGATACACGGTCAAGCGCATGATAAAGCGATTTACGGAAATCTTTATTGTTCACTGCCACTTTCCAGTTTTCAGGCTCATACTCTGCATCATATTGCGGATCGAAGTTTAATGCATAGAAGTATGTGTAGAAGTTGTTTGTGTTTTGACGTACTAAATCTTTTTTGTCGTCACTGTTTAACCATTCATCTAAAATGGACGTCGGAATCAATGCCCCATCAATCTCATCACGTAAGAACAGTTCAGGTGCAACTGTTGCTGCTTCTTTATTGTACTTATAGCGGATACGATCGATTTTCACTGTTTCCTTATCCCAGTAAGCATCGTTTTTCACAAGTACACGCTCATTTTGAGGTTCGAATTTATCTAAAATATATGCGCCGTTATATAAAATATTCTCGCGAGTCGTTCCAAATGCATCGCCTTTTTCAGCTAAAAATTCCCCGTTTACCGGGAAGAAACATACATAGTTCAGCATCGATAAAAAGTATGGCGTCGGGGCTTCCAATGTATATTCAAGCGTTGTTTCATCAATCGCTTTAATACCTACTTGAGAGAAATCCGTTACTTCACCGTTATAGAAGGCATCACCGTTTTTCACGACTGTTGCAATCCATGCTGTCGATGATTCGTTTTTCGCATCAAGTACATAATTTAAACCGTCTACAAAGTCCTGTGCCACAACATTTTCTACATCTTTACCTTCATGGTCTACCCACTTTACATCATCACGAAGTTTGAATGTCCATACAGTCGCATCTTCATTGGATTCCCAGCTTTCTGCTAATCCTGGCTTCACGACTCCGTATTGGTCATATTCTATTAATCCTTCAACTAAATTCGCCGATAAAGCAAATTCATTTGTTTCTGCTGTTTTTAAATAGTTCAGCGTTTTAATTTCACCTGAGTACACTGTTCGATATTCCGATGTTTCACCGGATTCCGATGAATCACCACAAGCTGCCAGTACGAGTACAAACATACAAAGTAACGCTAACAAAGATTTTTTCAAAGTCATTTCCCCCAATTCTTTTTTCTATCTGGCTAAGTAAGCCTCTATTAATAACCCGATACCGGGAGCATCGGTCATCTGAATATTTTCCCCTTTGAAGATCGGCCCCCCTTCAATTGGATCTTCAATGCACAAACTTGGTCCATCTAAATCGACCATTGTGATATTTTTGCTCGCTGCGGCAAAGTGCGCAGCTGCACTGACACTTATTTTTGTTTCGAGCATACAGCCAATCATACAAGCAACACCATTTGCCTCCGCAATGTGGTTAATTTGCTGCGCTTTGGAAATACCCCCTGTTTTCATCAGCTTAATATTTATTAAATCCGCGGCCCGCTTTTCAATGACCTCGATCGCTTGCTTTGGAGAAAATACACTTTCGTCCGCCAAAATATTTGTATACGTATTGCTTGTGACATATTGCATGCCCTTTACATCACTGTAGTGTACAGGCTGTTCTACGAGCTCAATATCTGCCCCTTTATCTTCAAGCTGTCCAATGATTTTTACAGCTTCTTTTGCTGTCCAACCTTGATTGGCATCAACTCTTAATGTAGTATCAGGTCCTACCGCTTTTCGGATAGCCATAACCCGTTCAACATCTTCTACAGGATTTTTCCCCACTTTCACTTTTAAAATGGAAAAGCCCCGTTTGACAGCCGCTAAACTGTCTTTCACCATTTCATCCGTACCATTTACACTAATCGTAATGTCCGTTGTAATGTTCTTCCGGTAGCCTCCCAGCAATTTATAAAGAGGGGCATTGTATTGTTTCGCCCATAAATCATAAAGCGCAATTTCGACCGCCGCTTTAGCACTTGTATTCTGGTAGAGAGACGCATCGATCTTTTGACAAAGCAGTGCAATCTCATCAATTTCAATTCCGATAATCGATGGTGCGATCACTTCTTCTATCGCATAGCGGATTGATGAAAGTGTCTCGCCAGTAATGACATGGGTCGGCGCAGCTTCACCAATGCCGATTAGCCCGTTGTCGGTATAAATAAAGACCGCGATATTTCGTATACTATGTACTGTACGTAGTGCTGTTTTAAATGGGGTAATAAGAGGTGCCTCGACTAGCCCCACCTCAACTTTTGATATTTTCATAAATTCACCTGCTTAAGTTAAAAATTGTAACAGTCTCAACACTTCAAAATAATCGTTCGTTTCGTACTGGACTGTATTATGCGGTTTAAACGTTGCGCCTGGGTAAAATGAATTGCGGTAGGCTTTAATATGATCCTTGTAAATTATTTCTACCGTAAAGTGTTTCGGCAATTCTATTAGAAGCTTTGAACGTTCAATCTTCATTGCCTGTTCTACAAGACGTTTTGTCTGTTTTAATGTCGTTTGCGGGCTTACACTAATCGTTGCATGACCGACTCCCTCTTTTGTCGCGAATGTGATGATTCGGTCATTGTATCGGGAGATATGTTCTGTCAAAGCCTGATCTCCGCTGACAAAAGCAACCGGTACATCATGGAGGGCAGCTGCATATGTATTTATTAAAAATTCACTGGCATATTCCCCGTTTATTTTGATATCCGCCAATAAGCTCAATGTATGTGCAAGCGGGTTCTTCTCACTGCCACCTTCACTGTGGTAGCCAATAAATATCGCCCGGTCAAAACTGCTGTCCAATCCTGCAACCATGCACATCGGCTCTTGGGTCCAGCCGCGAATGACTTTAACATTCTCCGGCAAGTTTTCTATAAGAATATTGCGGCCGGAATCATGTGCATCTTTCAGTAAAATTTCAGTAGCCCCACCTGCAAAGGCTCCATCAATTGCGGCTAGCACTTCTTTTGTCATTTGTTTTTGAAACTGGGCGTAATCAGGAGCGCTCAGTTCGGTTTCACTCCATACCGTTGTGCCCGTGATGCCCTCAATATCAGCACTTATATATACTTTCATATATAGTGATTTTCCTTTCATCATGTATTTCATTAACCAGTAGAGAATAACATTTTCGAAGATTTAGATTTTT belongs to Solibacillus sp. FSL W7-1436 and includes:
- a CDS encoding S66 peptidase family protein; translation: MAMTIPKSLKKGDTVALISASGATPEHRIERAIQAVEQLGFRVVVGETCRARHGYFGGSDELRAKELNDMFRNPEIDGIFCIRGGYGATRILPMLDLEMIKENPKVFAGYSDVTALHIVFNQHCGFVTYHTPMPSTEFIKPEMDDYTWKYFINSVTNTGWSDYFLENAKGQNMNTVFPGTATGELAGGNLTLVAASLGTPYEIDLNGKILFLEDIDENVQRIDRMLTQLSLSGKLRQLSGILLGAWTDCGPMDVNNAENNLSLDTVFEEILLPLNIPIIKDVTCGHVLPTMSLPLGKTVTMDATKKSIRVVG
- a CDS encoding oligopeptide/dipeptide ABC transporter ATP-binding protein, translating into MTNREKLIEVKNIDIVFGQGKKQFKAVDNVSFDIYKGETFGLVGESGSGKTTIGRAIMRINPITNGEILFHGKPVNGRISSAWDREITQKIQMIFQDPGASLNERAKVDYIISEGLINNKRYSNEQERIDKVKKALLEVGLLPEFASRFPHEFSGGQRQRIGIARALVMEPEFIVADEPISALDVSIRAQVLNLLSSLQEHRELTYLFIAHDLSIVRFITDRTAVIYKGKIVELGETEKLFNNPLHPYTKALLAAVPEPNPLKERRKKLQVYDPTVHQYEMDPPEFVEIEEGHFVLANQEEQAQYRAVLAGSGV
- a CDS encoding ABC transporter ATP-binding protein → MEQEKILSIENLVIKFKLRGQTLTAIRDISLDLYKGESLAIVGESGSGKSVLVKSIMGLLDKNGYIANGQIHFDGHDLSKFKTEKDWLKVRGKKIAMVTQDPMTSLNPLKTIGKQIEESVVLHQGLKGNDAYEKTLQLLRDVGIHDVARRYKQYPHEFSGGMRQRIVIAIAVACNPQILICDEPTTALDVTIQAQILQLLTNLQEKYLLSTIYITHDLGVVAKVADRIAVMYAGDIIEVGQTEEVFFDAKHPYTWALISSLPQLGNKGQELYSIKGTPPNLFKEIKGDAFAPRNQYALKIDFVERPPFFKVTDTHYARTWLLDPKAPKVEPPEVLQAFFAEGRQYAND
- a CDS encoding ABC transporter permease, whose protein sequence is MGIFTKEIQNISEKSTEQLHDHMFDFAAVDDAKAEETAYSNYSYWRSTFRSFRKNKIAVFLLVFVIVLIAFTFVQPYLPDQKSPTQIYLNPDTGMQDRNVAPNDEYIFGTNSIGQDLWSRIWEGTRTSLFIGFAVAIIEVLIGFTVGALWGYSRKLEAPITQLYNIVDNIPTTIVLILMAYILRPGVSTIIIAMCITGWVEMARFLRNQIVILRDREYNLASKTLGTPGYKIILKNLLPYLISVIMLRMSLAVPAAIGAEVFLTYIGLGLPVSEPSLGNLINEGRVLMMSPDLRYQLIFPSIVLSVITIAFYIIGNAFADAADPKNHV
- a CDS encoding ABC transporter permease, producing the protein MLKYIAKRFAQSIFTLFIIVTIVFSLLRLMPDEGYLGAAAEKMSAEQQEIYLTNLGLRDPLLVQLKNFYIDLIQGDLGKSITYRTDVPVLDIIQDKMMYSILFGLGAVALSLLVGVPLGILMAQFKGRWLDRLGTGYIVIVVAVPAMVYFLMIQMYISEWFNLPMLFDEYNPRSFILPLICLALGPIASYAMWMRRYMVDELNKDYIKLARAKGVTERTIMFRHVMRNAFIPMAQYLPATILFTITGSIYIESLFSIPGMGGLLVDAIQRQDNNVVQGLVLVFSSLGIIGLILGDLLMAIVDPRIKLGKGDSVR
- a CDS encoding peptide ABC transporter substrate-binding protein, which produces MFVLVLAACGDSSESGETSEYRTVYSGEIKTLNYLKTAETNEFALSANLVEGLIEYDQYGVVKPGLAESWESNEDATVWTFKLRDDVKWVDHEGKDVENVVAQDFVDGLNYVLDAKNESSTAWIATVVKNGDAFYNGEVTDFSQVGIKAIDETTLEYTLEAPTPYFLSMLNYVCFFPVNGEFLAEKGDAFGTTRENILYNGAYILDKFEPQNERVLVKNDAYWDKETVKIDRIRYKYNKEAATVAPELFLRDEIDGALIPTSILDEWLNSDDKKDLVRQNTNNFYTYFYALNFDPQYDAEYEPENWKVAVNNKDFRKSLYHALDRVSAMLTIEPYNPQDLLSNTITPKNFVDVEGVDYTMLEPLKAITETDSFNKDLALEHKEAALAALAGKATFPVKVLLPYNSGSPEWANRSQVVEQQLENLLGADYIDVELYAGPATGFLGEIRRPGKFSMIEANWGPDFADPSTYTDPFTEGGTYNKPEMAEGYNSEYNKLVEAAKAEVDPAVRYELFAKAEAFLIEEAFVIPYAVGGGGYTASKLNPFESQYSPFGVTSEKFKGQSILEKPMSNEEFKSAKEAWEKERAEALANTSN
- a CDS encoding dipeptide epimerase → MKISKVEVGLVEAPLITPFKTALRTVHSIRNIAVFIYTDNGLIGIGEAAPTHVITGETLSSIRYAIEEVIAPSIIGIEIDEIALLCQKIDASLYQNTSAKAAVEIALYDLWAKQYNAPLYKLLGGYRKNITTDITISVNGTDEMVKDSLAAVKRGFSILKVKVGKNPVEDVERVMAIRKAVGPDTTLRVDANQGWTAKEAVKIIGQLEDKGADIELVEQPVHYSDVKGMQYVTSNTYTNILADESVFSPKQAIEVIEKRAADLINIKLMKTGGISKAQQINHIAEANGVACMIGCMLETKISVSAAAHFAAASKNITMVDLDGPSLCIEDPIEGGPIFKGENIQMTDAPGIGLLIEAYLAR
- a CDS encoding M55 family metallopeptidase gives rise to the protein MKVYISADIEGITGTTVWSETELSAPDYAQFQKQMTKEVLAAIDGAFAGGATEILLKDAHDSGRNILIENLPENVKVIRGWTQEPMCMVAGLDSSFDRAIFIGYHSEGGSEKNPLAHTLSLLADIKINGEYASEFLINTYAAALHDVPVAFVSGDQALTEHISRYNDRIITFATKEGVGHATISVSPQTTLKQTKRLVEQAMKIERSKLLIELPKHFTVEIIYKDHIKAYRNSFYPGATFKPHNTVQYETNDYFEVLRLLQFLT